The Salmo trutta chromosome 22, fSalTru1.1, whole genome shotgun sequence genome contains the following window.
taacaatctatagttttggcaagtcagttagaacatctgctttgtgcatgacatgtaatttttccaacaattgtttacagacagattatttcacttattcactgtgtcacaattccagtgggtcagacgtttacatacactaagttgactgtgccttttaaacagcttggaaaattccagaaactgatgacatggctttagaagcttctgataggcgaattgacataatttgagtcaattggaggtgtatttccaaatgcctgaaggtaccacgttcatctgtacaaacaatagtacgcaagtataaacaccattggaccacagagctgtcataccgctcagggaagagacgcgttctgtctcctagagatgaacgtactttggtgcgaaaagtgcaaatcaatcccagaacaacagcagaggaccttgtgaagatgctggaggaaacgggtacaaaagtatctatatccacagcaaaacgagtcttatatcaacataacctgaaaggcagctcagcaaggaagaagccactgctccaaaaccgccataaaaaagccagactacagttttcaactgcgcatggggacaaagatcgtacattttggagaaatatcctctggtctgatgaaacaaaaatagaactgtttggccataatgaccattcttatgtttggaggaaaaagggggaggcttgcaagctgaagaacaccatcccaaccgtgaagcactggggtggcagcatcatgttgtgggggtgctttgctgcaggagggactagtgcacttcacaaaatagatggcatcatgagggaggataattatgtggatatattgaagcaacatctcaagacatcagtcaggaagtttaagcttggtcgcaaatgtgtcttccaaatggacaatgaccccaagcatacttccaaagttgtggaaaatggcttaaggacaacaaagtcaaggtattggaatcgccatcacaaagccctgacctcaatcctatagaacatttgtgggcagaactgaaaaagcttgtgcgagcaaagaggcctacaaacctgactcgattacaccagctctgtcaggaggaatgggccaaaattcacccaacttattgtgggaagcttgtggaaggctacccaaaatgtttgacccaagttaaacaatttaaaggcaatgctaccaaatactaattgagtgtatgtaaacttctgacccactgggaatgtgatgaaagaaatgaaagctgaaatgaatcattctctctactattactctgacatctcacattcttaaaataacgtggtgatcctaacttacctaagacagggaatttttactaggattaaatgtcaggaattgtgaaactgagtttaaatatatttggctaaggtgcatatactatattttataccatctattgcatattgcctatgccgctctgtcattgctcattcatatatgtatatattccattcctttacttagatttgtgtgtattacgtAGTTGTGGAACTGTTTGATTGTTCTAACATGTAatctatcaaatgtatttataaagccctttttacatcagccaatgtcacaaagtgctatacagaaacccagcctaaaatcccaaacagcaagcaatgcagatgtagaagcacggtggctgggggGGAAAACTctaaaaaggcaggaacctaggaacaaacctagagaggaatcaggcgctgaggggtggccagtcctcttctggctgagcgggatggagattataacattacatggccaaaatgttcaaacgttcatagataaccagcagggtcaaataataataatcagtggttgtagaaggtgcaacaggtcagcacctcagcagtaaatgtcagttggcttttcatagccgatcattcagatgtcgagacagcaggtgtggtagagggagttgaaaacagcaggtccacaggcagaacagttgaaactggagcagctgcacacaaggtGCCTATGCCGATATCAcgttaacatggcataagtcatggcaaaatgtgtagaattgcaggaaattagctttgaaACAACTTACAATTTTTTTCTTCTGTGACATCAAGAGGGGggccgctaaaatgttttgctcaagAGGTGGTGGGGCCCCCCAGCCATAGCTCACTTTTCTTTTCACCAGAGATGAATAAGGGAAAAACATTGACTGACTCAGTGATCTTTGTTCAGATTGCTTTGTCGACCTATCAGTCCaatctgtctttgtgtgtttttaCATTAGAGCTCCCTTTGGCCCATGACGTTTGGACTGGCGTGCTGTGCGGTGGAGATGATGCACATGGCGGCTCCTCGTTATGACATGGACCGGTTCGGAGTGGTGTTCAGAGCCAGCCCCAGACAGGCCGACGTCATGATTGTGGCAGGCACTCTGACCAACAAGATGGCCCCCGCTTTGCGCAAGGTATTTGACTGAAGGACATCTTTCTTTGGAGAAAGGAGTTCTGTATTTGCTTTTGAGTGTATGAATTCACCATGATGTTCATTATTTCCCCTAGGTTTATGACCAGATGCCTGAGCCAAGATATGTCATTTCCATGGGAAGGTAAAGTACTGTCGTAATATGATTAGGTTTAAACAGAAACATTTTAGTGGTTATCTTGTTTGAAATGGATCTCATGATCGCCTTAACTTTTTCATTTAAAAACACCTGATTGTTTAACACAACCTCCCTAAAGTTAATTGCTTCTACCGATTTTGTGATTTATTTCTCCACACCAAGTTTTACCATTACACACAGTGCTTTTACAGTGTTGGTTGACATTTTCATCTTGCATTTCATATTTAACTGTTAGTTGAGCCACATTGTATCTTATTACTCTGTCCTTCAGCTGCGCCAATGGGGGCGGCTACTACCACTACTCTTACGCAGTGGTCAGAGGGTGTGACCGCATCGTACCGGTGGACATATACGTTCCAGGTATCTCATTCTGTTTTTGTTCTTTTTAATTATTATGAAACAAATATTTAGTTCTGTCCCGGATATATGTACAGCAATGTGGAAAAGAAACAAATCACAACAATAGCTCTTTTTTTTGATTTTATTTGCTGTCCCGGATATATGTACAGCAATGTGGAAAAGAAACAAATCACAACAATAGCTCTTTTTTTAGATTTTATTTGCGTTTATAGGAAACATTTGACTCAAATTGATTGTTTACTTGTCCTCCTGTAGGCTGCCCTCCCACAGCAGAGGCCCTTCTCTACGGGACGCTCCAGTTGCAGaagaaaataaagagagagaagaaaatgaGGATTTGGTATCGCAAGTGAAATTCTCTCTCTTGCagtttgtaaatgtatttatgGGTGGTCTGGCCACCCAGTAAACCGGTAGGCAATATCCTCAGGAGTCACTCTGGTTATTCTCTGGCTCCTCTTCTCTGTATaaacaataaaatgtatttcatgtCATTAGTTTAACTGTTGTTCTTGGCCCTGCACAGATTATGATACTGGCAGGTATGACATTCATCAATTTCCAATTTTCTCTCAGCAATATAATAATTTTAACTGAACATTTTAAACAATATTTCTATGGTCATCACTATTTAGATAGGAGTCACATCAGGTCTTTTACTTTCTTTCGTGGTCTATTCTTACCTTTTGTAACGTGTACTTTATCTGAAGACTATTTGTACTTCAGTCAGTAGATGGTGCACTTGGCACACACAATTGTTCTACAGAGTTTAGATATTTTCTTCCTTTGTCTCTGGTTCTACCAAATAGTTCCTGTTCGAATACTCAATGTTTCCTTtcttccttgaagtaatcactgatctgacattGAATTGGTGTAAGCAAGCTTTCCTTGGTATTGCTTTCACCAATTGTCATGTCAGATCAGTGTTTACTTCAAGGAAATGAGGTTGGATACAACCTCAAAGTATTGTTACAGGGCCCGTCTTTGGTTCTACTCAGCAACACCCAATCCCAAATTAACCCTGTATGCACTTGTGTACATCTTAGACGATTGGTAGGTAGCAATAGGGATACAATTCCATCTAGCCTATCAGGAAGCAGGGTGGAGCTATTAATATTTTATGGGGAAAGTTGATAGGTCTAAACCATTTAACATGTTTGCACAAAAAAAGCTCTCCTTGTGTAATTTGGCACGATAAATTACATCCAATCTACATAAAATGTTGAATTGTTGCCCTCTTGTGCTTATTCTGCAAGAAATGCAGGCTCCATAAATATAAGTTGATATTTGATAAATCTCATTTTCAGTAACTCGTATAATTTACCAGGCTCAAGGATTTGTGACCCCATGGTAAATATTTATTGATTCAGTTGAATTATTGTGAGATCTGAAGGTTGTCCAATATCCAGAGGACCTctacttaaaaaaaacacatcatGATTGGGGTGTAAGCTACAAATAACACTTATCTATAACCAGGGCCAATAAGTGAGGCAATGTGCCACGACTACTTATCCATTAATGATTAACAACTTCTCTAGATAGTTACTTTTTCCATCTCTTTACTTAAGGGACTTATTCTGCAGCTTGTCCCAGCCCCTCAGGAAATAATTATTTTGTCAAAAGAGAATGCAATTTTGAATTATATTCAGTCAAATGGCAAATCGAAAGCTTtttaaacaggcagcccaattctgatctttcgCCCAATTATTTGGCAAAagaactgatctgattggtcaaaataccaataaTGACTTGAGGTCTGTTCgattataaaaaaatacaaaaatgtaaatgaaggTTTGTCGATTTTCGTACATTTTTCTGAATGctgtaaaaaaatgtaacctttatttaactaggcaagtcagttaacaaattcttatttacaatgacagccaaaccatgatgacgctgggcaaattgtgtgcCGGCTTATGGGaatcccaatcatggccggatgtgatacagtctggattcgaaccagggactgtagtgacgcctcttggactgagatgcagtgccttaaaccactgcgccacttgtaacacagaataaaacaattaacatAAGTCCCTTGATGGTAGTGACTGCTCATTACTGCTTATCATTTAACTATCCTTTAAAATATTTCActtgtgtatattacattagtTCCAAGTCATctctgtagagctgctgtctgacaaaatcacaattttaGTAGTTCAAAGTAAacaaggcatacttttatgactgctaaTCACCAACTAtcaatcatgtattttcaggGTGAGATACTGTGCCTTGAGCAGCAACTGTGTTCTCTCCGTGTCTGCTCAACAAAGACCAGACAAGTAGGCGGTCGGGCAACCGAAGCAActcagtgttggtcccatgtttcatgagctgaaataaaagatcccagaaatgttccatacgtacaAAAAGCTTCTCAaataaatgttgtgcacaaatttgtttacaccccagttagtgagcatttctccttttccaaaataatccatccacctgacaggtgtggaatatcaagaagcggattaaacagcattacgacacaggtgcaccttgtgctcgggacaataaaaaggccactttaaaatgtgcacttttgacaacacaatgccacagatgtcccaagttttgagggagcgtgcaattggcatgctgactgcaggaatatccaacAGCGCTGTTGGCagaaaatgttaatttctctaccattaaccaaccgcctccaatgttgttttagagaatttggcagtaaattcaactggcctcacaaccgtagagcATGTTTAACCAcaccagtccaggacctccacatctggcttcttcacatgCGGCATCGTCTGAGGGGGGTATTGAGTATTTCTGTCCATAattaagcccttttgtggggagaaacgaacaaaaaaaactcccaactacatcgcacagttcaggcttgatTTAGCTCTAGAGAAACCTAGCATCGAGCTCACAGGAAAACCCcaaaactaaatggaattcaaataaatcggtcaattagttgtttaaaaaaatgaaaataactgaagtttggttaatcgctcagcactaataattggacaaaagatcagaattggactgcctgtgtgGTATGCAAAATGCTTGTTAACGTTGCAATACAGTTCAAATGTAATGCATTCTGTGACAAATTGCAAGAGGTGCACAATTGTTAGAGGTGATACCCAAACATTCATTTTGACAGAAGAAAATAGAGTTGATGTGATTTAAATTGGTTTATTGAAAGATGGACATCCCTGAGTGCTTATGGATTTGACAGTAAACTAATGTGGCTTTTTAAAATACAGGCACTTAAGGAATAAAGACATTGCAGTGGCACCAAGCCATTTCACTCTTTCAGAATGGTGGGAGTAATCATCTTGCGGAAGGCATAGTATTTGCATTCGCTTGGGGGGACAATATCCATGGTTGTGGTGCTAATCATCTCCTTCTTGAAGCCAGCCTCGAGCAGTTGAGGCATCTGGGTCTCCTGAAAATCATTAACACAAGATCTGGTCTGTATTGTGGACCTGCATCACACATTATGGGGCcatttaaccctttacacttgtggAAAATTGGCCTATGTGAATAGTGCCAAATTGAAACATTTCTGTCAGAAGAAACATAAAAAGCATATGCatgaccatggtagcaattgaaagaaCACTGGGGATTATGGGGAAATAATCAGcccaaaggtgaggacacaacagttcacctgacacgaCTGAATCCAAACAAACTTGATTTTatatgcattttacatttactgtacttttcgcaGCATTTGTCAACGAAATCGGAAAATACGCTGGATACAAATCAGTAACATAAGAATATTCATGCCAATTTTGGGGTAGCTGCAACATAACAAAATTCTTACAAGTgtgagtgagaggtctaactggtgtctACAAGTGGACACTTGTCCAAactgcacagttcctaagtaatttcaatgcacttttatgactcatgGAAAGAGCCTTCAACTATAAGATGCTtgtttgagctctcctagctttgCCATTGAGGAACTGAAGCTGGAATACTTGTAGTTTTTTGTTTTGAACACAGCCTTGTGTCCCCAAAAATCACAATTACTATTTACACAATCCAGAAACATTtcattataaatcgcaatctgggtcaggtgagcATCAATTGA
Protein-coding sequences here:
- the ndufs7 gene encoding uncharacterized protein ndufs7, which gives rise to MMAALVVPRLAAFGTFSSRSISVFAIQPSSSLHHIAKSGNATCVVSVREKSTAVAAAKPAAVTSSKGEYVITKLDDLVNWARRSSLWPMTFGLACCAVEMMHMAAPRYDMDRFGVVFRASPRQADVMIVAGTLTNKMAPALRKVYDQMPEPRYVISMGSCANGGGYYHYSYAVVRGCDRIVPVDIYVPGCPPTAEALLYGTLQLQKKIKREKKMRIWYRK